In a genomic window of Vespula vulgaris chromosome 13, iyVesVulg1.1, whole genome shotgun sequence:
- the LOC127068339 gene encoding uncharacterized protein LOC127068339, which yields MFKLAVLAAILAVAVAAPGGLTGIAISPGTGPIHAPQVVSAAVPVAAAHVVAQPVAPVVHQTPIVTRTVLNHAAYAAPLLHAPLHG from the exons atgTTCAAGCTG GCTGTCCTCGCCGCCATTTTGGCCGTCGCTGTTGCCGCTCCCGGAGGTCTTACTGGCATCGCCATCAGCCCTGGAACCGGTCCGATCCACGCTCCCCAAGTGGTCTCTGCTGCAGTTCCCGTAGCTGCTGCTCATGTCGTTGCCCAACCTGTGGCTCCGGTTGTCCACCAGACCCCCATCGTCACCAGGACCGTCCTTAACCATGCCGCTTATGCCGCACCTCTTCTCCATGCTCCTCTTCATGGTTAG